A part of Halomarina litorea genomic DNA contains:
- a CDS encoding amphi-Trp domain-containing protein has product MPNLPGDGDEGRTVVTEGYFEREVHLSRTDTAAFLRELADQLDAGTELTVASDEWEVPFSFREPIEVEVEFVSHEEGELEIELEFTGGAADGLSVE; this is encoded by the coding sequence ATGCCGAACCTGCCAGGCGACGGTGACGAGGGCCGGACGGTTGTGACGGAGGGGTACTTCGAACGCGAGGTCCACCTCTCGCGGACCGACACCGCGGCGTTCCTCCGAGAACTCGCCGACCAACTGGACGCGGGCACCGAACTCACCGTCGCCAGCGACGAGTGGGAAGTCCCCTTCTCGTTCCGCGAACCCATCGAGGTGGAAGTCGAGTTCGTGAGCCACGAGGAGGGGGAACTGGAGATCGAACTGGAGTTCACCGGCGGGGCGGCGGACGGCCTCAGCGTCGAGTAG
- a CDS encoding ArsR/SmtB family transcription factor — translation MSLFDVLGSKARLRILQELSSEPRYVSELAERVGMDGKTAVHHLSVLEEADVVTSYWVSRRKYYRLAKTVELRAAPPPDRTFVLHAQHADEKPTPSDATAGEGAESEGAGD, via the coding sequence ATGTCGCTGTTCGACGTGCTCGGGAGCAAGGCGCGCCTGCGGATTCTCCAGGAGCTCTCGTCCGAACCCCGGTACGTCTCGGAACTGGCCGAGCGGGTCGGGATGGACGGGAAGACGGCGGTCCACCACCTCTCGGTGCTGGAGGAGGCGGACGTCGTCACGAGCTACTGGGTGAGTCGGCGGAAGTACTACCGCCTCGCGAAGACGGTCGAGTTGCGGGCGGCACCGCCGCCGGACCGGACGTTCGTCCTGCACGCCCAGCACGCCGACGAGAAGCCGACACCCAGTGACGCCACGGCCGGCGAGGGGGCCGAGAGCGAGGGCGCCGGCGACTGA
- a CDS encoding sodium:calcium antiporter: MRFGSRPLGVVLVAVVLLGVVAAGGVVAQEADEAREAGEEGEEGGIEGMLAGFVEGQGLVGAVLVLVAGMLLLTACVEKLISYLTRAAFGLQVSLFALAVVFTGFEFDDTILALVLSAGDLEGAALGTALGTGLAIVGVTLALAAIVEPFPVDLPTDYVALFGLSPLLLVPFVLAGTLTFVHGLLLLGAFVLMFGYIVVREFQRDSRVFWDTDVGGRVQADGGVALPKAVSRIPEDRFVGGRTGSGAIWLVLAVLALAGIVFASMLLEVGSEVVVEGFGIEQTVFGATVLTAILTFEDIMLTLEPVRRGVPEIGVGNVIGSVLFSLTGNVGVIMLLSELDISGSVLTFHLPVVVLVTALAAYFLHEGRLERWHGYLLGGLYVAYWVVAIALFGGVPLGG, from the coding sequence ATGCGCTTCGGTAGCAGGCCACTAGGTGTCGTACTGGTCGCTGTGGTCCTTCTGGGGGTGGTCGCGGCCGGCGGCGTCGTGGCACAGGAGGCCGACGAGGCACGCGAGGCCGGTGAGGAAGGTGAGGAAGGGGGTATCGAGGGGATGCTCGCCGGGTTCGTCGAGGGACAGGGGCTGGTGGGGGCGGTGCTCGTCCTCGTCGCGGGGATGCTCCTCCTGACGGCGTGCGTCGAGAAACTCATCAGCTACCTCACGCGCGCGGCCTTCGGGTTGCAGGTGTCGCTGTTCGCCCTCGCCGTCGTCTTCACGGGCTTCGAGTTCGACGACACCATCCTCGCGCTGGTCCTCTCGGCGGGTGACCTGGAGGGGGCGGCGCTGGGGACGGCGCTCGGGACGGGGCTGGCCATCGTCGGCGTGACGCTGGCGCTCGCGGCCATCGTCGAGCCGTTCCCGGTCGACCTCCCGACCGACTACGTGGCCCTGTTCGGCCTCTCCCCGCTGCTCCTCGTCCCGTTCGTCCTCGCGGGGACGCTGACGTTCGTCCACGGGCTGCTCCTCCTCGGAGCGTTCGTCCTCATGTTCGGCTACATCGTCGTCCGCGAGTTCCAGCGCGACTCGCGGGTGTTCTGGGACACGGACGTCGGCGGTCGGGTGCAGGCGGACGGCGGCGTCGCCCTCCCCAAGGCTGTCTCGCGTATCCCCGAGGACCGGTTCGTCGGCGGGCGGACCGGGTCGGGGGCCATCTGGCTGGTGCTCGCGGTGCTCGCACTTGCGGGCATCGTCTTCGCATCCATGTTGCTGGAGGTAGGGTCCGAGGTGGTCGTCGAGGGCTTCGGCATCGAGCAGACGGTGTTCGGCGCGACGGTGCTCACCGCCATCCTCACGTTCGAGGATATCATGCTCACGCTCGAACCGGTCCGCCGGGGGGTCCCCGAAATCGGCGTCGGGAACGTCATCGGGAGTGTCCTCTTCTCGCTGACGGGCAACGTCGGCGTCATCATGCTCCTGAGCGAACTCGACATCTCGGGGTCGGTGCTCACCTTCCACCTCCCCGTCGTGGTGCTCGTGACGGCGCTCGCGGCGTACTTCCTCCACGAGGGCCGACTGGAACGCTGGCACGGCTACCTGCTCGGCGGCCTCTACGTCGCCTACTGGGTGGTCGCCATCGCCCTCTTCGGCGGCGTCCCGCTCGGTG